The Campylobacter sp. MIT 12-8780 genome contains the following window.
ACACTACTAAGACTAAGTGAGCTGATTTTCATAAAAAAAAGCTCAAAAAGCTCTTTAAGCGTAAGCTTGTGATCTTTTTGAAGTTGCTTTAAAAAGAGAAGTTCTTGCTTGATAAGGCTTTGAAGCTCTTCATTTTCTTCTTTTAAAAAATGCTGGATCAAATCATAGAAATACTGCCAAACACTTTCTTTTTCAAACTGCTGTTTAAACTCTTTAAAACACTCTATTTGAAGGTATTTTAAAAGGCTATTATGTAAATCAAATTTAGTATTTTCATCTTCAAAATACAGCAAGTTTTCATTATATACAAAACCTTCTTCATTTGCCGCATCATACAAGGCTTTGAGTTTTTGGTAAAAAAAGCTTTGAGTAAGAGAATTGCCTTTAGCAAAATTAAGCATATTAAGCTTATCATAAGCTTTTAAAAGCTCACAAAAACTTTCATCGGGTGTAATAACAACGATTTCTTTTGCTTTTAATCCAGCTCTTAAAAAACTTGAAATTTTATCATACACAAAAGCAGTTTGCAAGCTTGCAAGTTCAAAGTTTCTAAGCTCAACCTTAGGGCTTTTGTCAAAAAAAGCTTCTTCTTTTTGTATGCTTTTTTCATGAAGTGCAAGTTCATAATGATGATGAAGTTTAAGACTGATATGAGAGCATTCAAGCTTCATTAATAGTTCATTTAAAAAGTCTTGATTAAACACGCTGGTATCAAAGTGTAAAACAAGCTTTGTAATCGCGCTGATTTGCTTTAAAATATCTCTTTCAAAGGCACTTAAAAAGCCCTGCAAGTCAAAAACTATCTCATCAAAAGAGCTTAAAAAATGCGTATTAAGTTTATAATCAAAACTTAAAGAAATTTCATCATAAAGCTCGTTTTGTTTTAAATTTGAAAGATAGTTTTTAAGGATTTCATCTAAAATTTCTAAATGTTCGTTGTATTGTGCGTAATAATCGTTATTTTGAAGGTCTAAAATGCTCTTTTTTTCAAGGCTGAGTTCTTTGAAAAAAGAAAATAAATATTCGTGATTTTTTAAAAAGGCGAAAAAATTTTCATTGATATGAAGTTTTTGGCTGTTTTTAGTTTGTAAGCAAGCCTTTTGCATTAAAAGCAAGCGCTCATAATCACTTGCTTTTCTATAAGGACTTAAAAGTATTTTATCTAAAAAATCCTGCACGCTTATAGCCTCATCAAGCAAGGCATTTTGCGTGCTTAAATTCTCATAATAAGCTCTAATTTTTCTTGAACTTGCAAAAACAAAAAGCTTCATTGTATCACTAGATTATAAGTATAAAAAGCAACTTGCATGTCGTTTTTTTGAGCTTTAAGTTTGAGTTGCCATCTACCTTTTTCTAAGTTTGGTAAGGCTATTTTTAAGCTATAGGTGTTAAAACTTTTTTTGAGCTTATTTGTCAAACTAAAAGACAAAATTTCAAGCTTTGTATCTTGTTTGTTCGTGTGCGGTCGAGTAAGTAAGGCTTCAAAGCTTATGTTATGAGCGCTTCTATCCTCACTTATCTCGTGAAGTAAAATTTCAAGTTCAGTAGCCGAGCTTTCAAGCTCATAAAACTCTCGCTTTTTTTTATCAAATTTGGGCTTTAAATTTAAACTCAAGCGATAATCTTCTTCAAAACGAGTTTGTTTTTGCTTGATATCGTTGATATTTCTATCAACGCTTTGGTATTTTTGCATAAAGCTATCATCTTCATACACTGGATAATCAAGCGAAAAAATGATCGTCGCCACACAAGCAAGGATAATAGCAAGGATTGAAAGAAGTATGCCGTAGGGCCAAAATGTTTTTTTCTTTGTTTGTGCGTTTGATTTTATATCAGGCATTATATTTCCTTCGTTTGCGTGTTATTTTTCTTTGAAAATAAAATAAAAGTGCAAAGCAAATAAAACCATAAATTCCAATTCTTAGTATATTTAAAGTATCTTTATTGGCATTTCCTATCGAATTTTCAAGTTTGAGATGAAAATAACTTGCGATTTGATCGCTTATGTCTGCGTAGCCATTTAGCAAGGCTGCATTATAAATATCTTTACCTTTGTTTGAAGTGAGTATAGGCAGGATAGAGCCAGTGCCTGAATACGGACTTAAAACAGCTTCTTTATCAAAAAAGCTTAAACTTTCTTTGCTAGCGATAATATCGACTTTGTGTTCGCTTTTAGAAAGCATAAGAAGCACAAATGGTGCTGGAAGTTCATTTGCCTTAGTTTCAAGACTTTTAATATCACTTGTATCACCTACTGCAAGAGCGACAAAGATATTTGTTTTGTCATAAAGCTCTTTACCTATAGCATTAATCTTGTTTGTGACTTGCTCGTTTAAAATATTATTTTCGTTAAAAACGACATTTTCAAGTGAAAAGGCTGAAGTGATAAAAAGAAAGGCGGCTAAAAAACCGCCTCTTACCAAATATCTCATTAGCCGATATTAAGATGATTTGTGCTTAAAACTGCCCAAGCAGTAACAACAGCTGAAACAACTAAACCAATCACAATAAGGTATTCTAACGCTTTAGTCATTTTGTATCCTTTATGAGCATATGTTCGCTTTCTTTAGAGCCAAATTGCTTTACTTCACTTGCCTTTTCTAAGCTATAAGGAGCCTGCATAACGCTTTGCTGAGCTTTAATGCCCCAGATAGTTAAACCCACTAAAATAGATATCAATAATATGGTGGCGATGAGCATTCCAGTAACACCAGAAAGCGAAAATACGCAACGATTTGTGTTTTCCATTATCTACCCCTTGAAAGTGAAATGATATACTCGCCAACAGCTTCTTTTTGAATATCATTTAAGATATTTGTATTAAAGCTTGGCATAGTGCCTATAGCACCGGCTTTACCTTTGCTTAAAACCTCAACCACAAAAGCACTTGAGCCATATTGTGTAAGATTAGCAGCCATTACTTCGCCGTCTATCTTGCCTGTGCCGTCTAATTGATGACAAGCTACACAAGTTGCTTCGTAAAGCTCTTTGCCTTTAGCAACTAAATTTTCATTTTTAGTTGTCTTAATCGCTGAAATTTCTTTAGCTACATAAGCAGCAATAGCAGGGATATCCTCCTTAGCTATGCCTAAACCCTCAGCTGGTGTCATTTCGCCTAAAGGATAATTCATACCCTTTGAGCCTTTTTCAATCACTTCTGCTAAAGCTTCTTCGCTACCCCAAACATTTAAATTTGCCGCCTTGCCATTGATACCATCAGCGGTAATGCCGTGGCATTGTGAGCATTGCACTAGGAAAAGATTTTGTCCCATAGCGATTTTTTCATCTTGACTAAGATTTTGAAATTTTTCACTAAATTTGGCATTGTGAGCTTGCACTTCAGCATTATACTCACCTATCCTTGAATATGATCCAAGAGGGTATCCCCATAAAAAATACCAAATCGTCCAGACTATAGTTAGGAAAAAAATAAGCATCCAGCCAAAAGGAGCATTGTTTTTTTGCTCACCTATACCATCCCAATTATGCTCCATAAGCTCAACTTCACCTTTTTGAGTCTTCATATGAGCAAACATTCTACCCACTACTATAAAAGTAATGGCGATAATGAGTATCGCACCGATAAGCGATAACAAATTTACATTATCTTCTAAATTTAACCATTGCATTACGCACTCCTTTTTTCTTCAACAACAGCGTCATCTAATCCATCTTTAAGGGCTAAATCGGCGTATTTTTCGTAATTTCTTTCGCCTTTTTTTTCTACCCTATAAAGATGAATCCAATACGCATATAAAACAACCACCATAAAAACAACCAAAAAGAAGAAGCCATAGCCTTGAAAAGCTTCCCATTGTTCGTAGGTAATAGAGCTTAAAAACTC
Protein-coding sequences here:
- a CDS encoding PD-(D/E)XK nuclease family protein is translated as MKLFVFASSRKIRAYYENLSTQNALLDEAISVQDFLDKILLSPYRKASDYERLLLMQKACLQTKNSQKLHINENFFAFLKNHEYLFSFFKELSLEKKSILDLQNNDYYAQYNEHLEILDEILKNYLSNLKQNELYDEISLSFDYKLNTHFLSSFDEIVFDLQGFLSAFERDILKQISAITKLVLHFDTSVFNQDFLNELLMKLECSHISLKLHHHYELALHEKSIQKEEAFFDKSPKVELRNFELASLQTAFVYDKISSFLRAGLKAKEIVVITPDESFCELLKAYDKLNMLNFAKGNSLTQSFFYQKLKALYDAANEEGFVYNENLLYFEDENTKFDLHNSLLKYLQIECFKEFKQQFEKESVWQYFYDLIQHFLKEENEELQSLIKQELLFLKQLQKDHKLTLKELFELFFMKISSLSLSSVGGGEVTVMGLLESRGLEFKGVIIVDFNDDLIPKRSVNELFLNNEVRARAGLISYERRENLQRFYYERLIKNAEKVAISYVENEEKIPSRLLDELDIKQILDTTYSNKAYIKALSFDYEPAKIDLAPIKAPVLEHNIFEHSLSFTRLKTFLEQKRTYYYKYILKLKEARALSLASNALEKGTLIHELLEQYYEAHAKHFDYEQFTHLLDEKANYISRLDKELLKIQFKHFAKSENEHFKQGFCIMELEKDIRSNYEFKGLSIDINGKIDRIDESKDMILIIDYKSGKVPDHSYQLAFYQALFKAVYKKEAKAVYYDLGETMSFSEGKKTKSLEELENELLSLSKLTQPISFENEKTNFCPYAALYEKDLK
- a CDS encoding DUF4006 family protein → MENTNRCVFSLSGVTGMLIATILLISILVGLTIWGIKAQQSVMQAPYSLEKASEVKQFGSKESEHMLIKDTK
- a CDS encoding cytochrome c oxidase, cbb3-type, CcoQ subunit — protein: MQGISEFLSSITYEQWEAFQGYGFFFLVVFMVVVLYAYWIHLYRVEKKGERNYEKYADLALKDGLDDAVVEEKRSA
- a CDS encoding FixH family protein; translated protein: MPDIKSNAQTKKKTFWPYGILLSILAIILACVATIIFSLDYPVYEDDSFMQKYQSVDRNINDIKQKQTRFEEDYRLSLNLKPKFDKKKREFYELESSATELEILLHEISEDRSAHNISFEALLTRPHTNKQDTKLEILSFSLTNKLKKSFNTYSLKIALPNLEKGRWQLKLKAQKNDMQVAFYTYNLVIQ
- a CDS encoding c-type cytochrome, coding for MQWLNLEDNVNLLSLIGAILIIAITFIVVGRMFAHMKTQKGEVELMEHNWDGIGEQKNNAPFGWMLIFFLTIVWTIWYFLWGYPLGSYSRIGEYNAEVQAHNAKFSEKFQNLSQDEKIAMGQNLFLVQCSQCHGITADGINGKAANLNVWGSEEALAEVIEKGSKGMNYPLGEMTPAEGLGIAKEDIPAIAAYVAKEISAIKTTKNENLVAKGKELYEATCVACHQLDGTGKIDGEVMAANLTQYGSSAFVVEVLSKGKAGAIGTMPSFNTNILNDIQKEAVGEYIISLSRGR